In Archangium violaceum, the following are encoded in one genomic region:
- a CDS encoding MotA/TolQ/ExbB proton channel family protein → MSLSDILHYLRIGGFTLAALLLASVVALVVAIERLIALWGVSERSRALGEIVNKHLLRGDVAAARTAAERSDAAVADIFIAGLDRFERTRGTCDGVDSAVERERAQVGLRLRRSLWILATIGSLTPFVGLFGTVAGIMKSFKDLGLDVQAGGTGGTAAVMTGISEALVATAVGILVAVQAMAFYNYFQARLSRVLVELRLLGDEFVELLRERPVTTPSVPSSTAAAPAPVEARSLPEA, encoded by the coding sequence ATGAGCCTCTCCGACATTCTCCACTACCTGCGCATTGGCGGCTTCACCCTCGCCGCCCTCCTCCTCGCCTCCGTGGTGGCACTGGTCGTGGCCATCGAGCGGTTGATCGCCCTCTGGGGGGTGAGTGAGCGCTCCCGGGCGCTCGGGGAGATCGTCAACAAGCACCTGCTGCGCGGAGACGTCGCCGCCGCCCGCACGGCCGCCGAGCGCTCGGACGCCGCCGTGGCCGACATCTTCATCGCCGGCCTCGACCGCTTCGAGCGCACCCGCGGCACCTGTGACGGGGTGGACTCCGCCGTAGAGCGCGAGCGCGCCCAGGTGGGCCTGCGGCTGCGCCGCAGCCTGTGGATCCTCGCCACCATCGGCTCGCTGACCCCGTTCGTGGGCCTCTTCGGCACGGTGGCCGGCATCATGAAGTCCTTCAAGGACCTGGGCCTGGACGTACAGGCCGGCGGCACCGGCGGCACCGCCGCGGTGATGACGGGCATCTCCGAGGCCCTGGTGGCCACCGCCGTGGGCATCCTCGTCGCCGTGCAGGCCATGGCCTTCTACAACTACTTCCAGGCGCGCCTGTCCCGCGTCCTCGTGGAGCTGCGGCTGCTGGGTGACGAGTTCGTCGAGCTGCTGCGCGAGCGCCCCGTGACCACGCCGTCCGTCCCCTCCTCCACCGCCGCTGCTCCGGCCCCGGTGGAAGCGCGTTCCCTGCCGGAAGCCTGA
- a CDS encoding peptidylprolyl isomerase encodes MGSLRAAVPACLLWGLMLSGCVHSAPTPDAGEGREVAVWEDRRSLADGRLVELATRGAVPVRVRALRALARIQALSTLETVLAGLGAAEVPVRDEAAFAAGVLALSWEPLTDAEKARMTEALLAAEAAEKDEGVRRTLLDSLGKLATPGAVRRLSDRLTDGHPGVGGRAAMALGVAARRGASMAEVPLAQVAVLTRPGQSDESRYGGAYLLALAKRSEALPSLRRCLGDEAPDVRALCVKGMGDTGGPEDAAVVGGRLLRDEVPRVAAEAARSLAKLAGRCGGDCTPLDELLALKSRVGSVARGDSASGHALLALAQQGLPEAGRPVLVALRRAIQEAAPGAVSEVATGDLMNLDCRLAAALDRQTGTLDESLRCGGGQVPEARRLALGLREIAQSRGKGGANGAVKYLSHPDTRVRLAALDAVSSRPVPEAAGPVRELIGGSDPVVAASAASTAGKLKDAEALPRVRALAERVPQEPDMAEPVAGGLVELAGKDAEPVLRTWLQHPHANVRRVAAESLSGLTGQPVRALHVELPADARHPEPAPAGSTLTFRTSKGAFTVALDAEAPLTSGNLVTLARKGYFRGITFHRVVPDFVAQGGDPRGDGEGGPGYSIRCEMTRRPYRRGVLGMALSGKDTGGSQFFFTHSPQPHLDGRYTAFGEVTRGMDVVDRLLEGDTILDVEVVTD; translated from the coding sequence ATGGGTTCTCTTCGCGCCGCCGTGCCCGCCTGTCTGCTGTGGGGTCTCATGCTCTCGGGTTGTGTCCACTCCGCGCCGACACCGGACGCGGGGGAGGGGAGGGAGGTGGCTGTCTGGGAGGATCGCCGCTCGCTGGCGGACGGGCGGCTGGTGGAACTGGCGACCCGAGGGGCCGTGCCGGTGCGCGTACGGGCGCTGCGTGCCCTGGCCCGGATCCAGGCTCTCTCCACGCTGGAGACCGTGCTGGCGGGGCTCGGTGCCGCCGAGGTGCCGGTGCGCGACGAGGCCGCCTTCGCCGCCGGAGTGCTGGCGCTCTCGTGGGAGCCGCTCACGGACGCGGAGAAGGCGCGAATGACGGAGGCGCTATTGGCCGCCGAGGCCGCGGAGAAGGACGAGGGCGTCCGGCGCACGCTGCTCGATTCGCTGGGGAAGCTGGCCACGCCGGGAGCGGTGCGGCGGCTGTCCGATCGGCTCACGGATGGACATCCGGGCGTGGGGGGTCGGGCGGCCATGGCCCTCGGGGTGGCGGCGCGCAGGGGCGCGTCGATGGCGGAGGTGCCGCTGGCGCAGGTGGCGGTACTGACGCGGCCCGGCCAATCCGACGAGTCCCGGTATGGGGGAGCCTATCTCCTGGCGCTCGCGAAACGCTCCGAGGCGTTGCCGTCCCTGCGTCGCTGCCTCGGAGACGAGGCCCCCGATGTGCGCGCCCTGTGCGTGAAGGGCATGGGGGACACGGGAGGCCCGGAGGACGCGGCCGTGGTGGGGGGCCGGTTGCTGCGCGATGAGGTGCCGCGCGTGGCGGCCGAGGCGGCGCGGTCGCTCGCGAAGCTGGCCGGGCGCTGTGGCGGGGACTGCACGCCGTTGGACGAACTGCTGGCGTTGAAGTCCCGGGTCGGGAGCGTGGCGCGGGGTGACTCCGCGTCGGGCCATGCGCTGCTCGCGCTGGCACAGCAGGGGTTGCCCGAGGCGGGCCGTCCGGTACTGGTGGCGCTGCGGCGAGCGATCCAGGAAGCGGCGCCGGGCGCGGTGTCCGAGGTGGCCACGGGGGACCTGATGAACCTGGACTGCCGATTGGCGGCGGCGCTCGACCGGCAGACGGGGACGCTCGACGAGAGCTTGCGCTGTGGCGGTGGCCAGGTGCCGGAGGCGAGGCGGCTGGCGCTCGGCCTGCGCGAGATTGCCCAGTCACGTGGGAAGGGAGGCGCGAATGGTGCGGTGAAGTACCTCTCGCACCCGGACACGCGGGTGCGGTTGGCCGCGCTCGATGCGGTGTCGAGCCGTCCCGTGCCCGAGGCCGCCGGGCCCGTGCGGGAGCTCATCGGCGGGAGCGACCCGGTGGTGGCGGCCTCGGCGGCGAGCACGGCCGGGAAGTTGAAGGACGCGGAGGCACTGCCGCGGGTGCGAGCGCTCGCGGAGCGTGTTCCCCAGGAGCCGGACATGGCGGAGCCGGTCGCGGGAGGACTGGTGGAACTGGCGGGGAAGGACGCGGAGCCGGTGCTGCGGACGTGGCTCCAGCACCCGCACGCCAACGTGCGCCGGGTGGCGGCCGAGTCCCTCTCCGGTCTCACGGGTCAGCCCGTGCGAGCCCTTCACGTGGAGCTGCCAGCGGACGCGCGCCACCCCGAGCCCGCTCCGGCGGGGAGCACGCTGACCTTCCGCACGAGCAAGGGAGCGTTCACGGTGGCGTTGGATGCGGAGGCGCCGCTGACCTCGGGCAACCTGGTGACGCTCGCGCGCAAGGGGTACTTCCGAGGCATCACCTTCCACCGCGTGGTGCCGGACTTCGTCGCACAGGGAGGAGACCCGCGCGGAGACGGGGAGGGCGGGCCGGGCTACTCCATCCGTTGCGAGATGACGCGTCGTCCCTATCGCCGGGGCGTGTTGGGGATGGCGCTGTCGGGCAAGGACACGGGCGGCAGCCAGTTCTTCTTCACGCACTCGCCACAGCCGCACCTGGATGGCCGCTACACGGCCTTCGGAGAGGTGACGCGGGGCATGGACGTGGTGGACCGGCTCCTGGAGGGCGACACCATCCTCGACGTGGAGGTTGTGACGGACTGA
- a CDS encoding ExbD/TolR family protein: MAMGKVPGDGEGDDVGFAEINITPLTDVMLVLLIIFMVTSSVIVQQSPSGGAQQGLKVNLPKGGSTDVTARATDLSVAVLSDGRFVLSGNVVNEDELKRAFADAQKKNPDTIVIVQADEGVPHGTVVQVMELAKSVGLGQLAIGVREAQ, translated from the coding sequence ATGGCGATGGGCAAGGTACCCGGAGACGGAGAGGGCGACGACGTCGGTTTCGCGGAGATCAACATCACCCCGCTCACCGACGTCATGCTCGTGCTCCTCATCATCTTCATGGTGACGAGCTCGGTCATCGTGCAGCAGTCACCTAGTGGCGGGGCCCAGCAGGGCCTCAAGGTGAACCTGCCCAAGGGCGGCAGCACGGACGTCACCGCGCGTGCCACGGATCTGTCCGTGGCCGTCCTCTCGGATGGGCGCTTCGTCCTCTCCGGCAACGTGGTCAACGAGGACGAGCTCAAGCGCGCCTTCGCCGATGCTCAGAAGAAGAACCCGGACACCATCGTCATCGTCCAGGCCGATGAGGGCGTTCCCCACGGTACCGTGGTGCAGGTGATGGAGCTGGCCAAGAGCGTTGGGCTCGGGCAGCTCGCCATCGGCGTTCGCGAGGCGCAGTAG
- a CDS encoding acyl-CoA dehydrogenase has product MSAGINTYKTDLREIFFTLFEQFGFGQVAGQAPFDAWGPDEARAVLQETYRFAKEVLGPINASGDREGCRLENGNVITPKGFKEAWKKLYEQGFKTVGVSPEHGGQGSPMMLYVLIEEMLSGANSAFNMYPGLAFGAAELVAECGTPEQKKLFVERMLNGTWGGTMCLTEPHAGSDVGAAKTSARKNADGTYSIRGTKIFISGGDHDLAENVIHLVLARIEGAAPGTKGLSLFIVPKIRVKPDGSSAGSNDVTVGSIEHKMGIKASATCVLNFGENDGCVGELVGGVENVGMSQMFKMMNGARIAVGIQGLALASAAYFNALEYAKDRKQGAHASKWKDPSAPRVAIIEHPDVRRMLLEMKAHVEGIRALVVKLAMHTDKAHQLAGKDDDKAAYHRGQVELLTPLVKSYASDQAFRLCAQAIQVYGGAGYCQDYPVEQYTRDSKIFSIYEGTNHIQAMDLVGRKMGQAGGANFQQFMADVGAFIEGHREHKVYGDAVRQLAAAQEGVMASAMAVLGWSQDPAKMTLIPLSANRFLNMMSELAVGWLLLEAAILAERVGEKATGDEKSFYEGKKWSALWYARNVLPNVEQAARMMATEDTSSVEITNAAFGAI; this is encoded by the coding sequence ATGTCCGCCGGCATCAACACCTACAAGACCGACCTTCGGGAAATCTTCTTCACGCTGTTCGAGCAGTTCGGCTTCGGCCAGGTCGCCGGACAGGCCCCCTTCGACGCCTGGGGACCGGACGAGGCGCGCGCCGTCCTCCAGGAGACGTACCGGTTCGCCAAGGAGGTCCTCGGGCCCATCAACGCCTCGGGTGATCGCGAGGGCTGCCGGCTGGAGAACGGCAACGTCATCACGCCCAAGGGCTTCAAGGAGGCGTGGAAGAAGCTCTACGAGCAGGGCTTCAAGACGGTGGGCGTGAGCCCGGAGCACGGCGGTCAGGGCAGCCCGATGATGCTGTACGTGCTCATCGAGGAGATGCTGTCGGGGGCCAACTCGGCCTTCAACATGTACCCGGGCCTGGCGTTCGGCGCGGCGGAGCTGGTGGCCGAGTGCGGCACGCCGGAGCAGAAGAAGCTCTTCGTGGAGCGCATGCTCAACGGCACCTGGGGCGGCACCATGTGCCTGACCGAGCCGCACGCGGGCTCGGACGTGGGCGCGGCGAAGACGAGCGCGCGCAAGAACGCGGACGGCACCTACAGCATCCGCGGCACGAAGATCTTCATCTCGGGTGGTGATCACGACCTGGCGGAGAACGTCATCCACCTGGTGCTGGCGCGCATCGAGGGCGCGGCGCCGGGCACCAAGGGCCTGTCGCTCTTCATCGTGCCGAAGATCCGCGTGAAGCCGGACGGCTCGTCGGCGGGGAGCAACGACGTGACCGTGGGCTCCATCGAGCACAAGATGGGCATCAAGGCGTCGGCCACATGTGTGCTGAACTTCGGCGAGAACGACGGCTGTGTGGGCGAGCTGGTGGGCGGGGTCGAGAACGTCGGCATGAGCCAGATGTTCAAGATGATGAACGGCGCGCGCATCGCGGTGGGCATCCAGGGCCTGGCGCTGGCGAGCGCGGCGTACTTCAACGCGCTGGAGTACGCGAAGGATCGCAAGCAGGGCGCGCACGCGAGCAAGTGGAAGGATCCGTCGGCGCCGCGCGTGGCGATCATCGAGCACCCGGACGTGCGCCGCATGCTGCTGGAGATGAAGGCGCACGTGGAGGGCATCCGCGCGCTGGTGGTCAAGCTGGCCATGCACACGGACAAGGCGCACCAGCTGGCGGGCAAGGATGACGACAAGGCGGCGTACCACCGCGGACAGGTGGAGCTGCTCACGCCGCTGGTGAAGTCGTACGCTTCGGACCAGGCGTTCCGGCTGTGCGCGCAGGCCATCCAGGTGTACGGCGGCGCGGGCTACTGCCAGGACTACCCGGTGGAGCAGTACACGCGCGACTCGAAGATCTTCTCCATCTACGAGGGAACCAACCACATCCAGGCGATGGATCTGGTGGGCCGGAAGATGGGGCAGGCGGGCGGCGCGAACTTCCAGCAGTTCATGGCGGACGTGGGCGCGTTCATCGAGGGGCACCGCGAGCACAAGGTGTACGGCGATGCGGTGCGGCAGCTGGCGGCGGCGCAGGAAGGCGTGATGGCGAGCGCCATGGCGGTGCTGGGCTGGTCGCAGGATCCGGCGAAGATGACGCTCATCCCGCTGTCGGCGAACCGCTTCCTGAACATGATGTCGGAGCTGGCGGTGGGCTGGCTGCTGCTGGAAGCGGCGATCCTCGCCGAGCGCGTGGGCGAGAAGGCGACGGGCGACGAGAAGTCGTTCTACGAGGGCAAGAAGTGGAGCGCGCTGTGGTACGCGCGCAACGTGCTGCCCAACGTGGAGCAGGCGGCGAGGATGATGGCCACCGAGGACACCTCGTCGGTGGAGATCACCAACGCGGCGTTCGGAGCCATCTAG
- a CDS encoding MaoC family dehydratase N-terminal domain-containing protein, protein MLDKNAIGRASPPFLNEVEKGAIRRFAESLGDYNPIYYDEEYARASGYPTVVAPPTFPASFSSAADLRELLGVGIKSLLHAEQSFEYERPIFAGDRIFVATRVADVLERTGPAGKMDVAVIEDEGRDEEGNLVFRARRTLIVRAAKENP, encoded by the coding sequence ATGCTGGACAAGAACGCCATCGGACGGGCCTCCCCGCCGTTCCTGAACGAGGTGGAGAAGGGCGCCATCCGGCGCTTCGCCGAGTCCCTCGGCGACTACAACCCCATCTATTACGACGAGGAGTACGCACGGGCCTCGGGCTACCCCACCGTGGTGGCGCCGCCCACGTTCCCCGCCTCCTTCAGCTCGGCGGCGGATCTGCGCGAGCTGCTCGGCGTGGGCATCAAGAGCCTGCTGCACGCCGAGCAGTCCTTCGAGTACGAGCGGCCCATCTTCGCGGGCGATCGCATCTTCGTCGCCACCCGGGTGGCGGACGTGCTCGAGCGCACCGGCCCGGCCGGAAAGATGGATGTCGCCGTCATCGAGGACGAGGGCCGCGACGAGGAGGGCAACCTCGTCTTCCGCGCCCGCCGGACGCTCATCGTCCGTGCCGCCAAGGAGAATCCGTGA
- a CDS encoding NAD(P)H-dependent amine dehydrogenase family protein — protein MPRASAGPVPVVVMGLGVIGQEIARAAQLSSEVELIGAIDASPQLVGRPLSEVLGVPGLNGKVSETLEAAVGRRKGVVLLHATGSRLEQVMDQLLDALKLGLPVVSTCEELAFPFLKYPELAQKLERAAQKAGVAVLGTGVNPGFVMDRLVATAGQACGPVRHATVSRVVDARTRREALQRKVGAGLSEDEFFALVDKEQLGHVGLVESAALCALGLGMDCDDFEEEIVPVFAEEDITGGAFPVKKGRVAGIFQSAVGLEEGQERVRLELTIAVGADNPGDRIEIDADSKLVLEIRGGVPGDRATANTLVNAAPRVTAAEAGLLTVLELPAGR, from the coding sequence ATGCCTAGAGCCTCCGCAGGGCCGGTCCCGGTGGTGGTCATGGGGTTGGGAGTCATCGGGCAGGAGATCGCCAGGGCGGCCCAACTTTCATCCGAGGTGGAGCTGATCGGCGCCATCGACGCCAGCCCGCAGCTGGTGGGTCGGCCGCTGTCCGAGGTGCTCGGGGTGCCCGGGCTCAACGGGAAGGTGTCCGAGACGCTGGAGGCGGCGGTGGGGCGGCGCAAGGGCGTCGTGCTGCTGCATGCCACGGGCTCGCGGCTCGAGCAGGTGATGGATCAGCTGCTCGACGCGCTGAAGCTCGGCCTGCCGGTGGTCTCCACGTGTGAGGAGCTGGCCTTCCCCTTCCTCAAGTACCCGGAGCTGGCGCAGAAGCTGGAGCGCGCGGCGCAGAAGGCCGGCGTGGCGGTGCTGGGCACCGGCGTCAACCCGGGCTTCGTGATGGACAGGCTGGTGGCCACCGCGGGCCAGGCGTGCGGCCCGGTGCGCCATGCCACGGTGTCGCGCGTGGTGGACGCGCGCACCCGCCGTGAAGCGCTGCAGCGCAAGGTGGGCGCGGGCCTTTCCGAGGACGAGTTCTTCGCCCTGGTGGACAAGGAGCAGCTGGGCCACGTGGGCCTGGTGGAGAGCGCGGCCCTGTGCGCGCTGGGACTCGGCATGGACTGCGACGACTTCGAGGAGGAGATCGTCCCCGTCTTCGCCGAGGAGGACATCACCGGCGGCGCCTTCCCGGTGAAGAAGGGCCGGGTGGCCGGCATCTTCCAGTCCGCGGTGGGTCTGGAGGAGGGGCAGGAGCGGGTGCGGTTGGAGCTCACCATCGCGGTGGGGGCTGACAATCCGGGAGATCGCATCGAGATTGATGCGGACTCCAAACTGGTGCTGGAGATTCGCGGGGGCGTGCCCGGTGACCGGGCCACCGCCAACACGCTGGTGAACGCAGCCCCGCGCGTGACGGCCGCCGAGGCCGGGCTTCTGACCGTGCTCGAGCTTCCGGCCGGTCGTTAA
- a CDS encoding AAA family ATPase — MTSSPSVAATAPAPGNRSPALERLVHALEGTVLGQPHVVADLVTAFLARGHVLLEGVPGVAKTLTARSMASALGLAFTRVQFTPDLMPSDILGTNVFRPQDNAFQLVKGPVFTEVLVADEINRTPPKTQAALLEAMEERQVTIDGTTHALPSHFFVVATQNPLELEGTYPLPEAQLDRFLMRVRVGYPPPESELDMVRAFHQRQGKAAQVERVLDASALAELQVQAARVACDESILSYVVRLIRETRSNPRVRLGASPRSSQALLAAAKARAALNGSDFVTPDDVKSVCPSVLNHRLLLKAEAEVEGLTADDVLRQTLERVQVPR, encoded by the coding sequence ATGACGTCGTCACCTTCCGTCGCGGCCACCGCGCCGGCCCCGGGCAACCGGAGCCCCGCCCTGGAGCGCCTCGTCCACGCGCTGGAGGGCACGGTGCTCGGACAGCCGCACGTGGTGGCGGACCTGGTCACCGCGTTCCTCGCGCGCGGGCACGTGCTGCTGGAGGGCGTCCCCGGCGTGGCCAAGACGCTCACCGCGCGCAGCATGGCCTCCGCGCTCGGGCTCGCCTTCACCCGCGTCCAGTTCACCCCCGACCTGATGCCGAGCGACATCCTCGGCACCAACGTCTTCCGGCCCCAGGACAACGCCTTCCAGCTGGTGAAGGGCCCCGTCTTCACCGAGGTGCTGGTGGCCGATGAGATCAACCGCACCCCGCCCAAGACCCAGGCCGCGCTGCTGGAGGCCATGGAGGAGCGGCAGGTCACCATCGACGGCACCACGCACGCGCTGCCCTCCCACTTCTTCGTGGTGGCCACGCAGAACCCGCTGGAGCTGGAGGGCACCTATCCGCTGCCCGAGGCGCAGCTGGACCGCTTCCTGATGCGGGTGCGCGTGGGCTACCCGCCGCCCGAGTCCGAGCTGGACATGGTGCGCGCCTTCCACCAGCGCCAGGGCAAGGCCGCCCAGGTGGAGCGGGTGCTCGATGCCTCGGCGCTCGCGGAGCTGCAGGTCCAGGCCGCGCGCGTGGCCTGTGACGAGTCCATCCTCTCCTACGTGGTGCGGCTCATCCGCGAGACACGCTCCAACCCGCGCGTGCGCCTGGGCGCCTCACCCCGCTCCTCGCAGGCGCTGCTGGCCGCGGCCAAGGCCCGCGCCGCCCTCAACGGCAGCGACTTCGTCACCCCGGACGACGTGAAGTCCGTCTGCCCCAGCGTCCTCAACCACCGTCTGCTGCTGAAGGCCGAGGCGGAGGTGGAGGGCCTCACCGCGGACGACGTGCTCCGCCAGACGTTGGAGCGCGTCCAGGTCCCCCGGTGA
- a CDS encoding DUF4292 domain-containing protein — MNRAAAAIFLALFCSGCPKRIDFGPRGQITDAQELFQLTRSAQERVVSLQGDGKLRVESPQGTGSVSAYLAAMRPGLLRVEMFDFFNRPIAVLVTDGQRFGLFQAQENRFYQGPATPRNLSRFLPVALPSEELVSVMLGQVPFIPAERMTLSLDEKERVYILTLHQGAVSQVLRVEPGNLRVVRSEVRGARAYDLEYDHFKEHGELVLPHEVKLLASTADTSLGLRYTDITLNESPDLTLFDLAAPEGVPVVDVDEDGQSLPPVALPPVSPGS; from the coding sequence ATGAACCGCGCAGCCGCAGCAATCTTCCTGGCCCTCTTCTGTTCAGGCTGTCCCAAGCGCATCGATTTCGGCCCTCGGGGGCAGATCACGGACGCCCAGGAGCTCTTCCAGCTCACCCGCTCGGCCCAGGAGCGGGTGGTCTCCCTCCAGGGGGACGGGAAGCTCCGGGTGGAGTCGCCCCAGGGGACGGGGAGTGTCTCGGCGTACCTGGCCGCCATGCGACCGGGCCTGCTGCGGGTGGAGATGTTCGATTTCTTCAACCGGCCCATCGCCGTCCTGGTGACGGACGGGCAACGGTTCGGCCTCTTCCAGGCCCAGGAGAACAGGTTCTACCAGGGGCCGGCGACCCCGAGGAACCTGTCGCGCTTCCTGCCCGTGGCCCTGCCGAGCGAGGAGCTCGTCTCCGTGATGCTCGGTCAGGTGCCCTTCATCCCCGCCGAGCGGATGACGCTCTCCCTGGACGAGAAGGAGCGGGTCTACATCCTCACGCTCCACCAGGGCGCGGTGTCCCAGGTGCTCCGGGTCGAGCCCGGGAACCTCCGGGTGGTGCGCAGCGAGGTGCGGGGGGCGCGGGCCTATGACCTCGAGTACGACCACTTCAAGGAGCACGGGGAGCTCGTCCTGCCCCACGAGGTGAAGCTCCTGGCCTCCACGGCGGACACCTCCCTGGGCCTGCGCTACACCGATATCACCCTCAACGAATCTCCGGACCTCACCCTGTTCGACCTCGCCGCCCCCGAGGGCGTGCCCGTGGTGGACGTGGACGAGGACGGCCAGTCCCTGCCCCCCGTCGCCCTCCCGCCCGTCTCGCCCGGCTCTTGA
- a CDS encoding HD domain-containing phosphohydrolase gives MDRILVVDDDPLILAALSRILQSEGYEVITHTDPAQAAKEEGFQVVLTDFMMPLLNGVELLRTLREKNPRAVRLMLTAAADFRTASEAVNRGEVFRLLGKPWSLSELTSAVRQAFEHCRLVEANERLTREVAEKNAELTAINRDLERMVVERTNGLLDGLISALDYRDTETQWHSRRVSLYSRRIGEEIALSGEQLEVVEQGALLHDIGKIGVSDTILLKPGPLSPEEWVEMRKHPEYGYKILAKMPYLHEASLIVLHHQERWDGKGYPQGLKGKEIVIGARIFAIADTVDAITSDRPYRKGRPMSVARDEIKRCSGTQFDPEVAEAFLRIPDSEWQRIRKKVEDMENAENALWAGFTPGKVPNRVAS, from the coding sequence ATGGACCGCATCCTCGTGGTGGATGACGATCCCCTCATTCTCGCCGCGCTTTCGCGGATTCTCCAGTCGGAGGGTTACGAGGTCATCACCCATACGGATCCGGCCCAGGCCGCCAAGGAAGAGGGTTTCCAGGTGGTGCTGACGGACTTCATGATGCCGTTGCTCAACGGCGTGGAGCTGCTGCGGACGCTGCGCGAGAAGAATCCTCGCGCGGTCCGCTTGATGCTCACCGCCGCCGCGGATTTCCGCACTGCATCCGAAGCCGTCAACCGGGGTGAGGTGTTCCGTCTGCTGGGCAAGCCCTGGTCGCTCAGTGAGCTGACCAGTGCCGTGCGGCAGGCCTTCGAACACTGCCGTCTGGTGGAGGCGAATGAGAGGTTGACGCGAGAGGTGGCGGAGAAGAACGCGGAGTTGACCGCGATCAACCGCGACCTGGAGCGTATGGTGGTGGAGCGCACCAACGGGCTGCTCGATGGCCTCATCAGCGCGCTCGACTACCGCGACACCGAGACGCAGTGGCACTCGCGCCGGGTGTCGCTGTACTCGCGGCGTATCGGTGAGGAGATCGCCCTGAGCGGCGAGCAGCTCGAGGTGGTGGAGCAGGGAGCGCTGCTGCACGACATCGGGAAGATCGGCGTGAGCGATACGATTCTGCTCAAGCCCGGTCCGCTCTCGCCCGAGGAATGGGTGGAGATGCGCAAGCATCCCGAGTACGGCTACAAGATCCTCGCGAAGATGCCCTACCTGCACGAGGCCTCGCTGATCGTGCTGCACCACCAGGAGCGGTGGGACGGCAAGGGCTACCCGCAGGGGCTCAAGGGCAAGGAGATCGTGATCGGGGCGCGTATCTTCGCGATCGCGGACACGGTGGACGCCATCACCTCGGACCGTCCGTACCGCAAGGGCCGTCCGATGTCCGTGGCGCGCGATGAGATCAAGCGCTGCTCGGGCACGCAGTTCGATCCCGAGGTGGCCGAGGCCTTCCTGCGCATTCCGGACTCGGAGTGGCAGCGCATCCGCAAGAAGGTCGAGGACATGGAGAACGCGGAGAACGCACTCTGGGCCGGCTTCACGCCGGGCAAGGTGCCCAACCGCGTCGCGAGCTGA
- a CDS encoding MaoC family dehydratase, whose amino-acid sequence MPARKLYFEGLRVGDELPALAKAPIDRVQLSRYAGASGDFNPVHVDEVYAKSVGMPSVYAPGMLVMGMLGQLVSDWARGGQLRRYHVRFIKMVWPGDTIVCKGRVSDRHGEGGRYFVEVELWAENQRGELVMKGNSTIQLFYSLEDENRQRSGQSPIVVDVPRESLLNASAAQGGEDDEDRSAATSGSKKAPTQKPAAKTATAPAAPGAAAAKKAKK is encoded by the coding sequence ATGCCCGCGCGCAAGCTCTACTTCGAAGGACTCCGCGTCGGTGACGAGCTGCCGGCGCTGGCCAAGGCTCCCATCGACCGCGTACAGCTGTCCCGCTACGCCGGTGCCTCGGGCGACTTCAACCCCGTCCACGTGGACGAGGTGTACGCCAAAAGCGTGGGCATGCCCTCCGTGTATGCCCCGGGCATGCTCGTCATGGGCATGCTGGGCCAGCTCGTCAGCGACTGGGCCCGTGGCGGCCAGCTGCGGCGCTACCACGTGCGCTTCATCAAGATGGTGTGGCCGGGCGACACCATCGTCTGCAAGGGCCGCGTGAGCGACCGCCACGGCGAGGGGGGGCGCTACTTCGTCGAGGTGGAGCTGTGGGCGGAGAACCAGCGCGGTGAGCTGGTGATGAAGGGCAACTCCACCATCCAGCTCTTCTACTCGTTGGAGGACGAGAACCGGCAGCGCTCCGGCCAGTCCCCCATCGTCGTGGATGTGCCGCGGGAGAGCCTCCTCAACGCCTCGGCCGCCCAGGGTGGAGAGGACGACGAGGATCGCTCGGCCGCCACCTCGGGCTCCAAGAAGGCGCCCACCCAGAAGCCGGCCGCCAAGACGGCCACGGCCCCCGCCGCTCCGGGCGCTGCCGCCGCGAAGAAGGCCAAGAAGTAG